In Streptomyces alboniger, the following are encoded in one genomic region:
- a CDS encoding TetR family transcriptional regulator, translated as MSHTLGIRQAQKQKTRQALLDAALQLLEEQSLSSLGLREVTRAVGVAPTAFYRHFRDTADLGVALVEEALGSLHTALTALLSATGDSAGEDDGEERIAATVDLIAAYVRTHPAHVRFIAREKHGGVQAVRAAIGGQLALFAQEVKDQFAREPEAAGWAEDDLLMLAGMYVDHMVMTASALMEAEGDPGATERVAATARRRLRLVGLGRRHWLDEH; from the coding sequence ATGAGTCACACTCTCGGCATCCGGCAGGCCCAGAAGCAGAAGACCCGGCAGGCGCTCCTCGACGCGGCGCTCCAGCTGTTGGAGGAGCAGAGCCTCAGCAGCCTGGGCCTGCGCGAGGTCACCCGTGCCGTGGGGGTCGCTCCGACCGCCTTCTACCGGCACTTCCGCGACACCGCCGACCTCGGCGTCGCCCTCGTCGAAGAGGCGCTCGGCAGCTTGCACACGGCACTGACCGCCCTGCTCTCCGCGACCGGCGACAGCGCGGGCGAGGACGACGGGGAGGAGCGCATCGCCGCCACCGTCGATCTGATCGCCGCCTACGTCCGCACCCACCCCGCCCACGTCCGCTTCATCGCTCGCGAGAAGCACGGCGGCGTGCAGGCGGTGCGCGCCGCGATAGGCGGTCAACTCGCCCTGTTCGCCCAGGAGGTGAAGGACCAGTTCGCCCGGGAGCCGGAGGCGGCGGGCTGGGCCGAGGACGATCTCCTGATGCTCGCCGGGATGTACGTCGACCACATGGTGATGACCGCGTCGGCGCTCATGGAGGCGGAGGGCGACCCGGGAGCGACGGAGCGGGTGGCGGCCACCGCGCGCCGCCGGCTGCGGCTCGTCGGTCTCGGCCGCCGCCACTGGCTGGACGAGCACTGA
- a CDS encoding alpha/beta fold hydrolase — MTNARDTWPLDRTFPSSSGTIRWAALGPADAPPVVLVHGTPFSSYVWRGVARALARDHRVHVWDLAGYGASEMRDGQDVSLAAQGRVLAELLDHWGLERPAVLAHDFGGCVALRAHLLHGARYDRLALVDPVALAPWGSPTYRLLGAHAGIFGQLPPNLHEALVREYVGSASHRGLHPAVLDRLVAAWCTDEGRPAFYRQIEQNDQRYTDEIQGRYGELDLPVLICWGVEDTWIPVERGRELARAIPGAELRLIEGAGHLVQEDAPAELTGELDRFLRTSR, encoded by the coding sequence ATGACGAACGCGCGTGACACCTGGCCGCTCGACCGCACCTTCCCCAGCTCGTCGGGCACGATCCGCTGGGCCGCGCTCGGCCCCGCCGACGCCCCGCCCGTCGTACTGGTCCACGGCACGCCCTTCTCGTCGTACGTCTGGCGAGGCGTCGCCCGTGCCCTCGCGCGCGACCACCGCGTCCACGTATGGGACTTGGCCGGTTATGGCGCATCCGAGATGCGGGACGGGCAGGACGTGTCGCTCGCCGCGCAGGGGCGCGTCCTCGCCGAACTGCTCGACCACTGGGGCCTTGAGCGTCCCGCCGTCCTCGCCCACGACTTCGGCGGCTGTGTCGCCCTGCGCGCGCACCTGCTGCACGGCGCCCGCTACGACCGCCTCGCCCTCGTCGACCCGGTGGCCCTCGCCCCGTGGGGCTCCCCCACCTACCGGCTGCTGGGCGCGCACGCGGGGATCTTCGGCCAGCTGCCGCCCAACCTGCACGAAGCGCTCGTCCGCGAGTACGTCGGCTCCGCGAGCCACCGCGGGCTGCACCCCGCGGTCCTCGACCGGCTGGTCGCCGCCTGGTGCACGGACGAGGGCAGGCCCGCCTTCTACCGGCAGATCGAGCAGAACGACCAGCGCTACACCGACGAGATCCAGGGCAGGTACGGGGAGTTGGACCTGCCCGTGCTCATCTGCTGGGGCGTCGAGGACACCTGGATCCCGGTGGAGCGCGGCCGTGAGCTGGCCCGGGCGATCCCCGGCGCCGAGCTTCGCCTGATCGAGGGCGCGGGCCACCTCGTACAGGAGGACGCGCCCGCCGAACTCACCGGTGAACTGGACCGTTTCCTGCGTACATCGCGGTGA